Part of the Pseudomonadota bacterium genome is shown below.
AAATGACAGGTTCCCACAATCGCATCATTATTTTCTGCAACCAATAAATACTGATTCGGATCCTTTGATATTTGTTTGAAGGCCTTTTCATAAAGGGGATAACTTGATGTGCCTTGAGATTCGCGGTTACTACCAAGCTCATCCTGACATAGTAAACCAATGATGGCTGGTAAATCAGCTATTTCAGCACGCCTAAAGATGATTGGTGACATCCAGTTCATTTTGTTAGGTTCTTATGTAAATATTCCATTTCACCATAATTTTCCTTGTTCAAATAAAGCTCAATCCCTTTTTTTGTGACAGGCAAACTATTATTTGGAAGGTTCTTGATATCAAAGAACTCCATTTTGTCATGCTTATGCGGCTCTGCATTGATCAATTCTCCATCCCACTGGTTAGCATAGAAGAAAAAGCCAATCTGATTCCAAGGAATACCATTTGCATAGTCTTCGGTCGATTTAA
Proteins encoded:
- a CDS encoding NUDIX domain-containing protein; translated protein: MNNNSHILLSVHVILEHQDKVLMLHRHATGYRDGNWCLPSGRIETHEFPLQAAIREAKEEVGVTIAPKFLHMIAVKSTEDYANGIPWNQIGFFFYANQWDGELINAEPHKHDKMEFFDIKNLPNNSLPVTKKGIELYLNKENYGEMEYLHKNLTK